One window of Streptomyces sp. NBC_00273 genomic DNA carries:
- a CDS encoding ISL3 family transposase, with translation MVLVIQTDAPLWDSLVFDGIGDVDVEAVTAAFGTVEVMARGRAVGAACPDCGRFSDRVHDRYQRRLKDLPLAEQGFVILLTVRRFICGAADCPRRTFAEPFSRPAVPHARFTTRLNHALERVGLALAGRAGARLAAQLGFGAGRMTLLRRVMALPDPQFSTPRVLGVDDFAIRRGQTYSTVLTSVEDHRVVDVLPTREAGPLAAWLIQHPGVEIICRDRAGAYAEGARRGAPDALQVADRFHLWQGLGRAVETCVAAHRDCLRSPSPTSTLSGESRPDPSRPQDDSAPVGRRAERKKAAHALVHELLAQGHSRRAIARHLGWGLNTVLRYANAARWQDTFRENRPRSSKLDPYKPYLERRFAEGCTSVTRLHGELIAANAPVTYQMVRAHIATLRRTLADAAPRPPSVRQVTGWLTRHPTALTEDDRAGLKSILARCPELDTASRHVREFGEILTGRLGATLPTWIDAVDASQLPGLTGFALHLLRDLDAVTAGLTLNWSSGSIEGAVNRIKKIKRQLYGRAGFELLRKMILLQ, from the coding sequence ATGGTGCTGGTTATACAGACCGATGCACCGTTGTGGGACTCGCTGGTGTTCGACGGGATCGGCGATGTGGACGTCGAGGCGGTGACGGCCGCGTTCGGCACAGTCGAGGTGATGGCGAGAGGCCGCGCGGTGGGGGCGGCATGTCCGGACTGTGGTCGCTTCTCGGACCGAGTCCACGACCGGTACCAACGCAGGCTGAAAGACCTTCCGCTCGCTGAACAGGGCTTCGTGATCCTGCTGACGGTCCGGCGCTTCATCTGCGGAGCGGCGGACTGCCCGCGCCGGACGTTCGCCGAGCCGTTCTCACGGCCGGCCGTCCCTCACGCACGGTTCACCACGCGGCTCAACCACGCCCTGGAGCGAGTGGGGCTCGCGCTGGCCGGGCGGGCCGGCGCCCGGCTAGCCGCCCAGCTGGGCTTCGGAGCCGGCCGGATGACCTTGTTACGCAGGGTCATGGCATTGCCCGATCCACAGTTCAGCACGCCGCGTGTGCTGGGCGTGGACGACTTCGCGATCCGTCGCGGCCAGACCTACTCCACCGTCTTGACCAGCGTCGAAGACCATCGCGTGGTCGATGTGCTCCCGACCCGCGAAGCCGGGCCACTGGCCGCCTGGCTGATCCAGCACCCAGGCGTGGAGATCATCTGCCGGGACCGAGCTGGCGCATACGCCGAGGGCGCCCGCCGCGGCGCCCCCGACGCTCTGCAGGTCGCCGACCGGTTCCATCTGTGGCAGGGCCTCGGCCGAGCCGTTGAGACCTGCGTCGCCGCCCACCGCGACTGCCTGCGCAGCCCGTCGCCCACCAGCACACTGTCAGGCGAATCCCGTCCCGACCCCAGTCGGCCGCAGGACGACTCGGCACCTGTCGGCCGGCGGGCTGAACGGAAGAAGGCAGCACACGCCCTGGTCCACGAGCTCCTCGCCCAAGGCCACTCACGCCGGGCGATTGCTCGGCACCTGGGCTGGGGTCTCAACACCGTGCTCCGGTACGCGAACGCCGCACGCTGGCAGGACACCTTTCGCGAGAACCGGCCCCGGTCCAGCAAGCTGGACCCCTACAAGCCCTACCTGGAGCGGCGATTCGCCGAGGGATGCACCAGCGTCACCCGACTGCACGGCGAACTCATTGCCGCCAACGCGCCCGTCACCTACCAGATGGTCCGCGCCCACATCGCGACCCTCCGCAGGACTCTGGCCGACGCGGCACCGCGGCCGCCGTCGGTGCGGCAGGTGACCGGCTGGCTCACTCGCCACCCCACCGCCCTGACCGAAGATGACCGCGCCGGACTGAAGAGCATCCTTGCCCGCTGCCCTGAACTTGACACGGCCTCCAGGCATGTCCGCGAGTTCGGCGAGATCCTCACCGGACGCCTCGGCGCCACACTCCCCACCTGGATCGATGCCGTCGACGCCAGCCAGCTACCCGGCCTCACCGGCTTCGCACTCCATCTGCTCCGAGACCTCGACGCAGTGACAGCCGGTCTCACTCTCAACTGGAGCTCCGGCAGTATCGAGGGAGCCGTCAACCGCATCAAGAAGATCAAGCGGCAGCTCTATGGCCGCGCCGGATTCGAACTTCTCCGAAAGATGATCCTGCTCCAGTAG
- a CDS encoding ISL3 family transposase, with translation MGGVQVGDLLLPGVAVEIDQLVLTDVEVRVAVRSRAVSAACPGCGRRSSRVHCYYQRTLADRPVAGRRVRIELRARRLVCGNEQCDRRTFAEQIPGLTHRHARRTDALTAQLTDVALFLGGRPGARLFQRMTIDTCKDTLLRLIRKLPLPSSGSVPHLGVDDFAVRRGRTYATILIDMATHRPIDVLADRAAATFASWLQNHPEVRIVCRDRAGSYRDGAQVGAPQAMQVADAWHLLNNLAQAVERVIGRHRADLRQPLTSHDDRTDDGPASEGRDREELDLNGRPRPLVARTRERHQQIHERIQRGDSLRAIARDLRLSRGTVNRFAHAAEVDELLLAAIHRPALIDDYRLYLHHRWMEGCTNASALTREIQRLGYRGNVNTVRRHLKPYRHGAIPLTAPLPHLTVRRVTDWIMRRPERLNDVERKGLDELCERNPALATTVAYARRLALMVRDRRSEHLALDVWMADVRLDGQRELRTLANGMRRDRAAIQAALTTTYTSGAVEGNVTRVKLLKRQMYGRANFDLLRRRILLSP, from the coding sequence ATGGGTGGGGTTCAGGTCGGGGATCTTCTTCTGCCGGGTGTCGCAGTGGAGATCGACCAGCTGGTTCTGACGGATGTGGAGGTCCGGGTCGCCGTGCGATCAAGGGCCGTGTCGGCGGCCTGTCCCGGATGCGGGCGGAGATCTTCGAGAGTGCACTGCTACTACCAGCGGACTCTGGCGGATCGTCCGGTCGCCGGCCGGCGTGTGCGGATCGAGCTACGGGCGCGTCGACTCGTCTGCGGGAACGAGCAGTGTGACCGCCGGACGTTCGCCGAACAGATACCGGGCCTGACGCATCGCCATGCACGCCGCACCGACGCACTCACCGCCCAGCTCACCGACGTGGCCCTGTTCCTGGGCGGCCGGCCAGGCGCTCGCCTGTTCCAGCGCATGACCATCGACACCTGCAAGGACACTCTGCTCCGGCTGATCCGTAAGCTGCCGCTCCCCTCGTCGGGATCGGTGCCGCATCTCGGCGTCGACGACTTCGCCGTTCGCAGGGGACGGACCTACGCGACGATCCTCATCGACATGGCAACCCACCGCCCGATCGACGTCCTGGCCGACCGGGCCGCAGCGACTTTCGCGTCCTGGCTGCAAAACCATCCTGAGGTCCGGATCGTCTGCCGTGACCGTGCAGGCTCCTACCGAGACGGGGCCCAGGTCGGTGCCCCGCAGGCCATGCAGGTAGCCGATGCCTGGCACCTCCTGAACAACCTGGCGCAAGCAGTCGAACGGGTCATCGGACGGCATCGCGCTGACCTGCGACAGCCTCTCACCTCACACGATGACCGGACCGACGACGGCCCGGCCTCCGAGGGCCGCGACCGCGAAGAGCTGGACCTCAACGGGCGGCCACGACCTCTGGTCGCCCGCACCCGCGAACGCCACCAACAGATCCACGAACGCATCCAACGTGGCGACAGCCTTCGCGCCATCGCACGCGACCTGCGGCTCAGCCGCGGCACAGTCAACCGCTTCGCGCACGCCGCAGAAGTCGATGAGCTTCTCCTCGCGGCCATTCATCGACCCGCGCTGATCGATGATTACCGCCTCTACCTGCACCATCGCTGGATGGAAGGCTGCACCAACGCCTCCGCGCTCACCCGGGAAATCCAGCGGCTGGGCTACCGCGGCAACGTCAACACCGTCCGCCGGCACCTGAAGCCCTACCGCCACGGCGCGATCCCACTCACCGCCCCCTTGCCACACCTGACCGTCCGCAGGGTCACCGACTGGATCATGCGCCGACCCGAGCGCCTCAACGATGTTGAGCGAAAGGGTCTCGACGAGCTGTGCGAGCGGAACCCAGCGCTGGCGACGACCGTCGCTTACGCACGCCGCCTGGCACTCATGGTCCGCGACCGCCGCAGTGAACACCTCGCTCTCGACGTCTGGATGGCCGACGTCCGCCTCGATGGACAACGCGAACTCCGCACCCTGGCCAATGGCATGCGACGCGACCGCGCGGCCATCCAGGCCGCCCTCACCACGACCTACACTTCCGGAGCGGTCGAGGGCAACGTCACGCGGGTCAAGCTCCTGAAGAGACAGATGTACGGCCGCGCCAACTTCGATCTCCTACGACGCCGCATCCTGCTCTCACCATGA
- a CDS encoding SMI1/KNR4 family protein — protein sequence MDPRISRLRRKLAAIPFQPLRSHSFGEEQHEFRLGPKLAEARVAGFEAEHNIVLPDTYRQFLMHLGGSGAAPFYGLMPLERCSLLVMNPRGEPGAPRGFSGTGSETHGRDFFLHIIEMGCTDVCVIAVTGPLTGRVLIGNGDGYWGPNVSSATDFLDWYERWLNHMSAGRDNRALELTSPRLRAHPNRHRMAPKI from the coding sequence ATGGATCCCCGCATATCCCGCCTGCGTCGCAAGCTGGCCGCGATCCCGTTCCAACCGTTGCGCAGCCATTCCTTCGGGGAAGAGCAACACGAGTTTCGCCTCGGTCCGAAGCTGGCGGAAGCACGCGTCGCTGGGTTTGAGGCCGAGCACAACATCGTCCTACCCGACACCTATCGGCAGTTCCTCATGCACCTCGGAGGCTCAGGCGCGGCGCCGTTCTACGGCCTCATGCCGCTGGAGCGGTGTTCCCTGCTGGTCATGAATCCGCGCGGAGAACCAGGGGCACCACGCGGCTTCAGCGGCACAGGATCTGAGACCCACGGGCGCGATTTCTTCCTCCACATCATCGAAATGGGCTGCACCGACGTATGCGTCATCGCGGTGACCGGTCCCCTCACCGGCCGCGTCCTCATCGGCAACGGCGACGGGTATTGGGGTCCCAACGTCTCCTCCGCCACAGACTTCCTCGACTGGTACGAACGTTGGCTCAACCACATGAGTGCCGGACGCGACAACCGGGCCCTGGAACTCACCTCACCCCGGCTCCGCGCCCACCCCAACCGCCATCGCATGGCCCCGAAGATCTGA
- a CDS encoding transposase: protein MDDDLWALIEPLLPPWPTRSPGPRPVADRLCLQGILYVLCNDIAWQLLPPELWFGSGQTCWRRLERWQQAGVFDQLHRILLAELNASGRLDWSRACVDGSHIRAKKGEPTPVRRRSTGGEQAANTT from the coding sequence GTGGACGACGACTTGTGGGCACTGATCGAGCCGCTGCTGCCGCCTTGGCCGACGAGGTCGCCAGGGCCGCGGCCGGTAGCCGACCGATTGTGTCTGCAGGGCATCCTGTACGTCCTCTGCAATGACATCGCCTGGCAACTCCTGCCGCCTGAGCTGTGGTTCGGCTCGGGCCAGACCTGCTGGCGGCGCCTGGAGCGGTGGCAGCAGGCCGGAGTCTTCGACCAGCTGCACCGGATCCTGCTCGCCGAGCTGAACGCGTCCGGCCGGCTGGACTGGTCGAGGGCGTGCGTGGACGGCTCTCACATCCGGGCGAAAAAGGGGGAGCCGACACCGGTCCGTCGCCGGTCGACCGGCGGAGAACAGGCAGCAAACACCACTTGA
- a CDS encoding transposase, with amino-acid sequence MICDGRGTPLKVITTAANVNDVTQTLALVDGIPPVAGRPGRPRRRPDALLGDKGYDSNPNREELRKRRILPVISRKGAPNIKGMMGIFGFPHLSLWGGANLLS; translated from the coding sequence TTGATCTGCGACGGCCGTGGCACCCCGCTCAAAGTCATCACAACCGCGGCGAACGTCAACGACGTCACCCAGACCCTCGCCCTGGTCGACGGCATCCCGCCAGTGGCGGGCCGCCCCGGCCGGCCCCGCAGGCGCCCGGACGCCCTGCTTGGCGACAAGGGCTACGACTCCAACCCCAACCGGGAAGAGCTGCGCAAACGCCGGATCCTGCCCGTCATCTCCCGCAAAGGAGCCCCGAACATCAAGGGCATGATGGGGATATTTGGATTTCCCCACTTGTCGCTCTGGGGTGGGGCAAACCTGCTCTCTTGA
- a CDS encoding Mu transposase domain-containing protein, with protein sequence MDAHALRRQGWTISAIARHLGRDRKTIRAYLNGERTPGERREGPDAFVPFLPYCRQRLADDPHLWASTLFDEVSELGYAGAYSTFTRALRRYQVRPHCEPCHASTGRNVAVIAHPPGEEIQFDWLELPSPPEGWGVGEHAHLLVGALAHSGRWRAVLSESEDFPHLVQALDEVMRKLGGTARRWRFDRMATVCYPSSGQVTSSFAAVAKYYGAGVDICPPRRGNRKGVVEKTNHSAAQRWWRTVPDGLTVVQAQSGVDKLAVRMDERRRRIDGVATTIGELAVAEPMLEIPVRPFPAELEVERTVSPQSLVQFDGNFYSVPPGLPGVQVKVLNRLGDDVLRIATAGRAVIAQHRRAPRGSGQTIRDDGHVIALERAVLASFSDRAPCKTKVRRPPSAAALAEAERLRGLPAAGDPAERVVIDLSHYAAVADRLRTAPSPKEENEE encoded by the coding sequence GTGGACGCTCATGCTCTGCGTCGTCAGGGATGGACGATCTCGGCGATCGCTCGGCATCTGGGCCGTGATCGCAAGACGATCCGTGCCTATCTGAACGGCGAGCGAACCCCCGGCGAGCGACGCGAGGGCCCGGACGCGTTCGTGCCGTTCCTGCCCTATTGCCGCCAGCGCCTCGCCGACGATCCGCATTTGTGGGCCTCGACGTTGTTCGACGAGGTGTCCGAACTGGGTTATGCGGGCGCGTACTCGACCTTCACTCGGGCCCTGCGCCGGTATCAGGTCCGGCCGCATTGCGAGCCCTGTCACGCCTCCACTGGCCGGAACGTCGCGGTGATCGCGCATCCGCCCGGCGAGGAGATCCAGTTCGACTGGCTGGAGCTGCCGAGCCCGCCGGAGGGGTGGGGAGTGGGTGAGCACGCCCACCTGCTGGTGGGGGCGCTCGCTCATTCGGGCCGGTGGCGGGCGGTTCTTTCGGAGTCCGAGGACTTCCCGCACTTGGTCCAGGCCCTCGACGAGGTCATGCGCAAGCTCGGCGGGACGGCCCGTCGGTGGCGTTTCGACCGGATGGCGACGGTCTGTTACCCCTCCAGCGGGCAGGTGACCTCCTCCTTCGCTGCCGTCGCCAAGTACTACGGAGCCGGCGTGGATATCTGTCCGCCCCGCCGCGGCAACCGCAAGGGAGTGGTGGAGAAGACCAACCACTCCGCCGCCCAGCGCTGGTGGCGCACGGTTCCGGACGGGTTGACCGTCGTCCAGGCCCAGTCCGGCGTCGACAAACTCGCCGTCCGGATGGACGAGCGGCGGCGCCGCATCGATGGCGTGGCCACCACGATCGGTGAGCTCGCCGTGGCTGAGCCGATGCTGGAGATCCCGGTGCGGCCGTTTCCTGCCGAGCTGGAAGTCGAGCGGACGGTCAGCCCGCAGAGCCTGGTCCAGTTCGACGGGAACTTCTACTCCGTCCCTCCCGGCCTGCCAGGAGTCCAGGTCAAGGTGCTCAACCGCCTGGGCGACGACGTCCTGCGGATCGCCACCGCGGGCCGGGCGGTCATCGCCCAGCACCGCCGGGCCCCTCGGGGATCCGGGCAGACCATCCGGGACGACGGCCACGTCATCGCGCTGGAGCGAGCCGTGCTCGCGTCGTTCTCCGACCGGGCCCCCTGCAAAACCAAGGTCCGAAGGCCGCCCTCGGCCGCTGCTCTCGCGGAGGCCGAGCGTCTGCGCGGGCTTCCGGCGGCCGGGGATCCGGCCGAACGGGTCGTGATCGACCTGTCCCACTATGCCGCCGTGGCCGACCGGCTGCGGACAGCTCCCTCACCGAAGGAGGAGAACGAGGAGTGA
- the istB gene encoding IS21-like element helper ATPase IstB — MSTPSSPMQMSEARRFQQLRGHLSYLKLNDAAEALNRVLDQARTERMSLTAALERLLEIEVEATEARRLAARLRFACLPEPWTLNDFDFAAQPGVDEKLIRDLATLRFLDDASNVLFVGPPGVGKTMLSVALGRAAVEAGHRVYFTTAAELSARCHKAALEGRWKSCMNFFAGPKLLVIDELGYLPLPEDGASALFQVINQRYLKSSTILTTNVGIADWAGAFGDATVAAAMLDRLLHRAAVAGIDGPSYRLRGHRNQAETLRAGVNARVS, encoded by the coding sequence GTGAGCACGCCATCGTCGCCGATGCAGATGAGCGAAGCACGCCGCTTCCAGCAGCTGCGAGGCCACCTGTCCTACCTCAAGCTCAACGATGCCGCCGAGGCCCTCAACCGGGTCCTCGACCAGGCCCGGACCGAACGGATGTCGCTGACCGCGGCCCTCGAACGGCTGCTGGAGATCGAGGTCGAGGCCACCGAGGCCCGCCGACTGGCGGCCCGGCTCCGGTTCGCCTGCCTGCCCGAACCTTGGACACTCAACGACTTCGACTTCGCCGCCCAACCGGGCGTCGATGAGAAGCTCATCCGAGACCTGGCCACCCTCCGCTTCCTCGACGACGCCTCCAACGTCCTGTTCGTCGGCCCGCCCGGAGTCGGCAAAACCATGTTGTCCGTCGCACTCGGCCGGGCAGCGGTCGAAGCGGGGCACCGCGTCTACTTCACGACCGCCGCCGAGCTCTCGGCCCGCTGCCACAAGGCCGCTCTCGAAGGCCGGTGGAAGTCCTGCATGAACTTCTTCGCCGGCCCGAAACTGCTGGTCATCGACGAGTTGGGCTACCTCCCCCTGCCCGAGGACGGCGCGTCCGCGCTGTTCCAGGTGATCAATCAGAGGTATCTCAAATCGTCCACGATTTTGACCACAAATGTCGGCATCGCGGACTGGGCAGGCGCCTTCGGTGACGCCACCGTCGCCGCAGCCATGCTCGACCGGCTCCTGCACCGGGCCGCCGTCGCCGGCATCGACGGCCCCTCCTACCGACTGCGCGGCCACCGGAACCAGGCCGAAACGCTCCGAGCCGGGGTGAACGCTCGTGTCTCCTGA
- a CDS encoding ISL3 family transposase, with protein sequence MFAWRPWSSRRRSWSWWRPRAVRHPGARGAVPGPGRSTPSYVRSLAERPLAGKKLLVRLRVRRFFCERQSCRRRTFVEQVSGLSERYRRSSLGLKVWLRQVAVELGGRAGERLCRRMHLVAGRTRLLELLDPPTAPERSPRVLGVDEFAFRKGRTYGTLLVDVEAGRVVDVLPDRTSETFAAWLREHPGAEIICRDRATAYTRAIKEATPDAVEVADRWHLLQNLAAAVEKTCHQHRSCLRKRADEETARIPEAPPLMQLPLHELPRTQIIERTRHRYADVHKLVAAGWTVSAIARRLHLDRKTVRRFRDTDLDQLLASAYERRPVGVLEPFKPYLNSRFTESLGQVSGSRLFLELRERGYRGSRQVVRKHLAALRAGAAEPVRADIPSPRKITGWIMRPQDTLPPDLVRRLLDVRIACPDIARACDLARAFAELLRHRRGFLLTEWIRQAEQDAPKPISGFAGFLRGDLAAVTAGLTLHWSSGVVEGHVNRVKTLKRAMYGRASFTLLRTRILIQDEQWSGHRSGSRVRRASLLTSLSTSDVNAEHSSASRPSSSFD encoded by the coding sequence ATGTTCGCTTGGAGGCCGTGGAGTTCACGGCGGAGGTCCTGGTCGTGGTGGCGGCCGCGTGCGGTCCGCCACCCAGGTGCCCGGGGTGCCGTGCCCGGGCCCGGAAGGTCCACTCCTTCCTATGTCCGAAGCCTGGCCGAGCGGCCCCTGGCTGGGAAGAAGCTGCTGGTCAGGCTGAGGGTCCGGCGGTTCTTCTGCGAACGGCAGTCATGTCGGCGACGGACGTTCGTCGAGCAGGTCAGCGGGCTGAGCGAGCGGTATCGCCGCTCCAGCCTCGGGCTGAAGGTCTGGTTGCGCCAGGTCGCGGTCGAGCTTGGCGGGCGGGCCGGCGAACGGTTGTGCCGCCGGATGCATCTCGTCGCGGGTCGCACGCGGCTGCTTGAACTCTTGGACCCTCCCACCGCGCCCGAACGGTCCCCGCGGGTGCTGGGCGTCGACGAGTTCGCCTTTCGAAAGGGCCGCACCTACGGAACCCTCCTGGTCGACGTCGAGGCCGGCCGCGTCGTGGACGTTCTGCCCGATCGCACTTCGGAGACCTTTGCCGCCTGGCTGCGCGAGCACCCCGGTGCCGAGATCATCTGCCGGGACCGAGCCACTGCCTACACCCGGGCGATCAAGGAAGCCACCCCCGACGCGGTGGAAGTCGCCGACCGCTGGCACCTGCTGCAGAACCTCGCGGCCGCGGTAGAGAAGACCTGTCACCAGCATCGTTCCTGCCTGCGCAAACGAGCCGACGAAGAGACAGCCCGCATACCCGAGGCACCCCCGCTGATGCAGCTTCCGCTGCACGAGCTGCCGCGAACGCAGATCATCGAACGGACCCGCCACCGTTACGCCGACGTGCACAAACTGGTCGCGGCCGGCTGGACCGTCAGCGCAATCGCCCGTCGGCTCCACCTCGACCGCAAGACCGTCCGGCGGTTCCGCGACACCGATCTTGACCAGCTCCTGGCCTCCGCTTACGAACGCCGTCCGGTGGGAGTGCTGGAGCCGTTCAAGCCGTACTTGAACAGCCGCTTCACCGAGAGCCTCGGCCAGGTCAGCGGCAGCCGGCTGTTCCTGGAGCTCCGCGAACGCGGCTATCGCGGCAGCCGCCAGGTCGTCCGCAAGCACCTCGCCGCACTCCGCGCCGGCGCCGCCGAACCCGTCCGCGCGGACATCCCCAGCCCTCGCAAGATCACCGGATGGATCATGCGGCCGCAGGACACCCTCCCGCCCGACCTCGTCCGCCGTCTGCTGGACGTGCGGATCGCTTGCCCGGACATCGCCCGAGCCTGTGACCTGGCCCGTGCTTTCGCCGAACTCCTCCGGCACCGGCGGGGCTTCCTGTTGACCGAGTGGATCCGCCAGGCTGAGCAGGACGCACCGAAGCCCATCAGTGGATTCGCCGGCTTCCTCCGCGGCGACCTCGCCGCCGTCACCGCGGGACTGACTCTCCACTGGAGCTCAGGAGTCGTCGAAGGCCACGTCAACCGCGTGAAAACACTCAAGAGGGCCATGTATGGGCGCGCGTCCTTCACCCTCCTCCGGACCCGCATCCTCATCCAGGATGAGCAGTGGTCAGGTCACCGCAGCGGTTCGAGAGTCCGGCGAGCTTCTCTGCTCACGTCGCTGTCCACATCCGATGTCAACGCTGAGCACAGTTCCGCGAGCCGTCCCTCGTCCTCCTTCGACTGA
- a CDS encoding alpha/beta hydrolase — MSIARRPSPASQATPPGKIKRFLSVVAASIASILAFLTGAIMLGAYFPAIPKAGVIGPVIGGQYPFHLALLALAGAALGALAWRSGLVRWGCVLTAVTTLSTTAGLVISSIQFVAARDAGTKISFSQVFGQLASSGGATPDTTQIYATRDGEALEADVYLAGKGRGNKAPAIVLAHAGGFHTFDKSDLRGTGRWLADHGVAVIAVDYRLASPDRPTWDKAPHDLMTALGWVQHHADQYGIDSSRISLGGMSAGGTLAMNTAYRLQNGTMQATDGTTPKPPFSVVGFYPGTDVDNMWKDDVAGTREAAELFTGGTPAQYPERYRDVSPTTDVRRGLQRTLLVVGDRDRSSRPETIKDFGASLRAEGVDVTVEELPFAEHAFDDVYGSLTAQTSRQILLDFLGKDA; from the coding sequence ATGTCCATAGCCCGGCGCCCATCACCTGCCTCGCAGGCCACGCCTCCTGGCAAGATCAAGAGGTTCCTGAGTGTCGTCGCCGCTTCGATCGCCTCGATCTTGGCCTTCCTCACAGGCGCGATCATGCTGGGCGCGTACTTTCCGGCCATCCCCAAGGCCGGCGTGATCGGCCCGGTCATCGGCGGACAGTACCCCTTCCACCTGGCGCTCCTCGCCCTGGCCGGCGCTGCCCTGGGAGCCCTGGCTTGGCGCAGCGGCCTGGTGCGCTGGGGGTGTGTCCTCACCGCGGTGACCACTCTGTCGACTACCGCCGGTCTGGTCATCAGCAGCATTCAGTTCGTTGCCGCTCGCGACGCCGGTACGAAGATCTCCTTCAGCCAGGTCTTCGGCCAGCTCGCCTCCTCCGGGGGTGCCACGCCGGACACAACCCAGATTTATGCCACCCGTGACGGCGAGGCACTCGAAGCGGATGTATACCTGGCCGGGAAAGGCCGGGGGAACAAGGCGCCGGCCATAGTGCTCGCCCATGCCGGAGGCTTCCACACCTTCGACAAGAGCGACCTGCGTGGTACCGGCCGTTGGCTGGCGGACCACGGTGTGGCTGTGATAGCGGTCGACTACAGGCTGGCCTCCCCCGACCGCCCCACGTGGGACAAGGCCCCGCACGACCTCATGACCGCCCTGGGCTGGGTGCAGCACCACGCCGACCAGTACGGCATCGACAGCTCCCGTATCTCGCTGGGTGGCATGTCGGCCGGCGGCACCCTCGCCATGAACACCGCCTACCGCCTTCAGAACGGCACCATGCAGGCCACCGACGGGACCACCCCGAAGCCGCCATTCTCGGTGGTCGGCTTCTACCCCGGCACCGACGTCGACAACATGTGGAAGGACGACGTCGCGGGCACCCGCGAGGCCGCAGAGCTGTTCACGGGCGGTACGCCTGCCCAATACCCCGAGCGCTACCGCGATGTCTCCCCAACCACCGACGTTCGGAGGGGTCTGCAGCGCACACTGCTCGTCGTGGGAGACCGCGACCGCAGCTCCCGCCCCGAAACCATCAAGGACTTCGGCGCCTCGCTCCGAGCCGAAGGCGTCGATGTCACGGTGGAGGAACTGCCTTTCGCCGAGCACGCGTTCGACGACGTCTACGGCAGCCTGACCGCACAGACCAGCCGCCAGATCCTCCTGGACTTCCTCGGCAAAGACGCGTAG
- a CDS encoding response regulator transcription factor yields MTIRVLIADDQAMVRDAFSVLLGAQPDIEVVATAEDGTHAVARSAELAPDVIVMDIRMPGLDGIEATRQITSTPGTSAKILILTTFNLDEYVYEALRAGASGFLLKDASGIQLAEAVRVVARGEALLAPDITMRLIAEFSRVSPGAKRPTGVRIDALTDRETEVLAQVAQGLSNAEIAQVLVVAEETVKTHVGRILRKLQLRDRTQAAVFAYESGLVAPGDGARWAPSLRAAP; encoded by the coding sequence ATGACCATCCGCGTGCTCATCGCCGACGACCAGGCCATGGTCCGGGACGCCTTCTCCGTCCTGCTCGGTGCCCAGCCCGACATCGAGGTCGTTGCCACCGCCGAGGACGGCACGCACGCCGTCGCCCGGTCCGCGGAACTGGCACCCGACGTGATCGTGATGGACATCCGGATGCCCGGCCTGGACGGCATCGAGGCCACCCGCCAGATCACGTCGACGCCCGGAACATCAGCGAAGATCCTCATCCTGACCACCTTCAACCTCGACGAGTACGTCTACGAGGCACTGCGCGCCGGGGCCTCCGGATTTCTGCTCAAGGACGCCTCCGGCATCCAGCTCGCGGAAGCCGTAAGGGTGGTGGCCCGGGGCGAGGCTCTACTTGCACCCGACATCACCATGCGGCTCATCGCCGAGTTCTCCCGCGTGAGTCCTGGTGCCAAGCGGCCGACCGGCGTGCGTATCGATGCCCTTACCGACCGCGAGACCGAAGTTCTCGCACAGGTGGCACAGGGCCTCTCCAACGCGGAGATCGCCCAGGTGCTGGTCGTCGCCGAGGAGACGGTCAAGACTCACGTGGGCCGCATCCTGCGGAAGCTGCAGCTGCGCGATCGCACCCAGGCCGCCGTCTTCGCCTACGAATCCGGCCTGGTCGCCCCCGGCGACGGTGCCCGCTGGGCACCGTCGCTTCGGGCCGCCCCGTAG